In Lewinellaceae bacterium, a single window of DNA contains:
- a CDS encoding AMP-binding protein, with translation MKEKLSYISGVCNQPLIGKTIGGLFDEIVDLYPDNEALVVPHQGIRLTYRQMKEQVDTCARALIAAGLEKGERAGIWAPNCAEWAIVQYATAKIGAILVNINPSYRLHELEYALNHSGCSLLVTAGQFKKSDYIEMLTSLAPELEATEPGKLKAEKLPHLRAVVRLGQGQTTGMWGWRDFMEKAKTVSAETLAERQALCCFDDPINIQYTSGTTGFPKGATLSHHNILNNGYFVAETMNFTSEDRLVLPVPLYHCFGMVLGNLGCLAHGAAVIYPGEGFEPEAVLRVVEQERATALYGVPTMFIAELEDPNFHKYNLSSLRTGIMAGAPCPIEVMKKVKTIMHIPEVQIAYGMTETSPVSTQTRPGTPLDKQVGTVGQIHPHLEVKIINPENQRVVPRGMAGELCTRGYSVMLGYWRDEAKTKDAIDPARWMHSGDLATMDEEGYINIVGRLKDMIIRGGENIYPREIEEFLFTHPKISEVQVIGVPDEKYGEEVMAWIKLRDGQMATEEEIIAYCRGNIAHYKIPRYIRFSESFPMTVTGKIRKIEMRQISVEELGLKKAAGVEMA, from the coding sequence TTGGAAAAACGATCGGCGGCCTGTTTGATGAGATCGTCGATTTATATCCGGATAATGAAGCGCTCGTCGTACCCCACCAGGGCATTCGCCTGACGTACCGGCAGATGAAAGAACAGGTGGATACCTGCGCCCGCGCCCTGATCGCCGCCGGGCTGGAAAAGGGCGAGCGGGCAGGCATCTGGGCGCCCAACTGCGCAGAATGGGCCATTGTGCAGTACGCCACGGCGAAGATCGGCGCCATCCTGGTCAACATCAACCCCAGCTACCGGCTGCACGAACTGGAGTACGCCCTAAATCATTCGGGCTGTAGCCTGCTGGTTACTGCCGGCCAGTTTAAAAAATCGGATTACATAGAAATGCTCACCAGCCTGGCGCCCGAACTGGAGGCCACTGAACCGGGCAAGCTAAAGGCGGAAAAACTGCCGCACCTGAGGGCGGTCGTCCGCCTGGGCCAGGGCCAAACCACGGGGATGTGGGGCTGGCGCGATTTTATGGAAAAAGCTAAAACGGTATCCGCTGAGACGCTGGCTGAACGCCAGGCCCTGTGCTGCTTCGACGACCCGATCAACATTCAATACACCAGCGGCACCACCGGGTTTCCGAAAGGCGCCACCCTCAGCCACCACAATATCCTGAACAACGGATATTTCGTTGCGGAAACCATGAACTTCACCTCTGAAGACCGCCTGGTCTTGCCGGTGCCGCTCTATCACTGTTTCGGCATGGTGCTGGGCAACCTGGGCTGCCTGGCCCACGGGGCTGCTGTCATCTATCCCGGCGAGGGCTTTGAGCCGGAAGCAGTGCTCCGGGTTGTAGAACAGGAACGCGCCACCGCCCTCTACGGCGTGCCCACCATGTTCATCGCCGAGCTGGAAGATCCCAATTTTCACAAATACAACCTGTCGAGCCTGCGCACCGGCATCATGGCCGGGGCGCCTTGCCCCATCGAGGTGATGAAAAAGGTGAAAACCATAATGCATATTCCGGAGGTGCAGATCGCTTACGGCATGACCGAAACCAGCCCGGTGAGTACTCAAACCCGCCCGGGAACACCCCTGGATAAGCAGGTGGGTACCGTCGGCCAAATCCACCCTCACCTGGAGGTTAAGATCATCAACCCGGAAAACCAACGCGTGGTGCCGCGCGGCATGGCCGGCGAGCTTTGCACCCGCGGTTACAGCGTCATGCTCGGCTACTGGCGCGATGAGGCCAAAACCAAAGACGCCATCGACCCGGCCCGCTGGATGCATTCCGGCGACCTGGCCACCATGGATGAGGAGGGCTACATCAACATCGTGGGGCGCCTCAAGGATATGATCATCCGCGGTGGCGAGAACATCTATCCCCGGGAGATCGAAGAGTTTCTTTTTACCCACCCGAAGATCAGCGAAGTGCAGGTCATCGGCGTACCGGATGAAAAATACGGGGAGGAAGTGATGGCCTGGATCAAGCTCAGGGATGGCCAGATGGCGACGGAAGAGGAGATCATTGCCTATTGCCGGGGGAATATTGCTCACTATAAAATCCCGCGTTACATCCGTTTCTCCGAATCCTTTCCAATGACGGTCACCGGAAAAATCCGCAAAATCGAAATGCGGCAGATCAGCGTGGAAGAGCTGGGGTTGAAGAAG